In Microcoleus sp. FACHB-672, one DNA window encodes the following:
- a CDS encoding M28 family peptidase, which yields MIQMPGESYSGEMLPLTAQEIAIRDALRRDIEQLAGQIGERNCWRYQQLTAAANFLEASFADSGYHVHRQSFDIDGQTFHNLEVEIAGTDKVDEIVIIGGHYDSVPNCAGANDNGTGTAAVLALARAFAGTKPSRTLRFVAFVNEEAPFFGTPTMGSLRYAQRCHKRHEKVVAMLSLETIGYYSDEIGSQKYPLPLAASYPLTGNFIGFVSNSESAQLLQQVIGAFRTHAKFPSEGAALPADVPGVGWSDQWAFWQQGYQAIMVTDTAPFRYPHYHTPEDTPDKIDFDSTARVVAGLEKVIAGLAELLEK from the coding sequence ATGATCCAAATGCCAGGGGAAAGCTATAGCGGTGAAATGCTACCGCTAACCGCCCAGGAAATCGCCATTCGAGACGCCCTGCGGCGGGATATCGAACAGCTTGCCGGCCAAATTGGAGAGCGTAACTGCTGGCGCTATCAACAGCTAACTGCTGCTGCAAATTTTTTAGAAGCCTCATTCGCAGATAGCGGCTATCACGTCCACCGGCAAAGTTTCGACATCGACGGGCAAACTTTCCATAACCTGGAGGTCGAGATTGCCGGCACTGACAAAGTCGATGAAATTGTGATCATTGGCGGTCATTATGACTCGGTTCCCAACTGTGCCGGCGCAAACGATAACGGCACCGGCACAGCAGCCGTACTCGCCTTAGCCAGAGCATTTGCCGGTACAAAACCGTCTAGAACCCTACGCTTTGTCGCCTTCGTCAACGAAGAAGCCCCATTTTTTGGCACCCCTACTATGGGTAGCCTGCGATATGCCCAGCGGTGCCATAAGCGTCATGAAAAAGTGGTCGCCATGCTGAGCCTGGAAACCATCGGCTACTACTCCGACGAAATTGGCAGCCAGAAATACCCTTTGCCCCTTGCTGCCAGCTATCCCCTCACCGGCAACTTCATCGGTTTTGTTAGCAACTCAGAAAGCGCTCAACTATTGCAACAAGTTATTGGCGCTTTCCGTACCCACGCCAAATTTCCCAGCGAAGGCGCAGCCCTGCCGGCAGACGTTCCCGGCGTTGGCTGGTCCGATCAATGGGCTTTCTGGCAGCAAGGTTATCAAGCGATTATGGTGACAGATACCGCGCCCTTCCGCTATCCCCACTACCACACCCCAGAAGATACACCCGATAAAATCGACTTTGACAGCACTGCCCGCGTCGTTGCCGGTTTAGAAAAAGTTATCGCCGGCCTCGCAGAATTGCTTGAAAAGTAA
- the gcvH gene encoding glycine cleavage system protein GcvH yields MSLEYPDDLKYLDTHEYVRLDGEIATVGISAFAVDQLGDIVFLELPEIGEALKKGDNFGTIESVKAVEDLKSPISGTVVERNAEVIEAPEQVGDDPYGEGWLLKVRIDDADELDEAMSSDEYRGLVEGD; encoded by the coding sequence ATGAGCTTGGAATATCCTGACGATTTGAAGTATCTCGACACCCACGAATATGTGCGGCTTGACGGCGAAATTGCCACCGTTGGCATCAGTGCCTTTGCCGTCGATCAGCTCGGAGACATCGTGTTTCTGGAACTGCCAGAAATTGGCGAAGCTTTAAAAAAGGGCGATAATTTTGGAACAATTGAGTCGGTGAAAGCGGTTGAAGACCTCAAATCCCCAATTTCTGGCACCGTCGTGGAACGCAATGCCGAAGTGATTGAGGCACCAGAACAAGTGGGGGACGATCCCTATGGAGAAGGCTGGCTGCTCAAGGTTCGCATCGACGATGCGGATGAGCTAGATGAGGCGATGTCATCGGATGAGTATCGTGGCTTGGTAGAGGGAGACTAG
- the gcvP gene encoding aminomethyl-transferring glycine dehydrogenase, with protein sequence MPNLNTTSSTDTHLSSLLNPDLAPTDTFVHRHIGPNSDEIQQMLDVLGLPSLDTLIDKTVPQAIRLTQPLQLPEARTEYAALATLKQIASKNQVFRSFTGMGYYDCITPPVIGRNILENPGWYTAYTPYQAEIAQGRLEALLNFQTMIIDLTGLEIANASLLDEATAAAEAMAMSYGLCKTKAKAFFVSQDCHPQTLEVVQTRAKPLGIEVIVGDHQTFNFEQAIFGALLQYPASDGAIYDYRPFIEKAHSAGALVTVAADILSLCILQPPGEFGADIAVGNTQRFGVPLGYGGPHAAYFATREAYKRQVPGRIVGISQDANGRPALRLALQTREQHIRRDKATSNICTAQVLLAVIASMYAVYHGPAGLQRIAQRVHQLTAILAAGLKRLGYSIGSEAFFDTLRVELGSKSLEDILQTAEVNRINLRTIDATTIGISLDETATVTDLLDLWHIFAGSETLPFTVEELHSKGEWPRLKLRNSSSLTHPVFNRYHSETELLRYLHQLEAKDLSLTTSMIPLGSCTMKLNATAEMMPVSWAEFSKIHPFAPRSQTEGYQILFAQLERWLAEITGFAGVSLQPNAGSQGEYAGLLVIRQYHEQRQEAHRDVCLIPQSAHGTNPASAVMCGMKVVPVACDTQGNVDLDDLEDKAQKHSNKLAALMVTYPSTHGVFEEQIKEICEVVHAQGGQVYMDGANMNAQVGLCRPGDFGADVCHLNLHKTFCIPHGGGGPGMGPIGVASHLVPFLPQHGVVKHEELRIKNQENSQISVGAVSAAPWGSASILPISWMYIVMMGAAGLTQATKVAILNANYIARRLEAYYPVLYKGKAGLVAHECILDLRSLKKSAGIEVDDIAKRLMDYGFHAPTVSWPVAGTMMVEPTESESKEELDRFCDAMIAIRHEIEEIELGQADTEDNVLKNAPHTAESLMVAEWNHSYEREQAAFPVPWTREHKFWPAVGRIDNAFGDRNFVCSCLPMEAYSPA encoded by the coding sequence ATGCCTAATTTGAATACCACATCTAGCACAGACACCCATTTATCAAGTTTGCTGAACCCTGACCTTGCGCCGACCGATACATTTGTTCACCGGCACATTGGCCCTAATTCCGATGAAATTCAGCAAATGCTTGATGTGCTAGGGCTGCCATCCCTTGACACCCTCATCGATAAAACAGTCCCCCAGGCGATCCGGCTGACTCAACCCCTGCAATTGCCTGAAGCGCGAACCGAATACGCAGCCTTGGCAACATTGAAACAGATTGCCTCAAAAAATCAGGTGTTTCGCTCATTCACCGGCATGGGGTATTACGACTGTATCACCCCGCCGGTTATCGGGCGCAACATCCTAGAAAACCCCGGCTGGTATACCGCTTACACGCCTTATCAAGCCGAAATTGCCCAAGGGCGTCTGGAAGCATTGCTGAATTTCCAGACGATGATTATCGACCTCACGGGCTTAGAAATTGCTAACGCATCTTTGCTGGATGAAGCCACAGCCGCCGCAGAAGCGATGGCGATGAGCTATGGCTTGTGCAAAACAAAAGCAAAAGCTTTCTTTGTCTCCCAAGACTGCCATCCCCAAACCCTCGAAGTCGTGCAAACCCGAGCTAAACCGCTGGGGATTGAAGTTATTGTCGGCGATCACCAAACGTTTAACTTTGAACAAGCAATTTTTGGGGCGCTGCTGCAATATCCCGCCAGTGATGGGGCGATTTACGATTATCGGCCTTTTATCGAAAAAGCTCACAGTGCCGGTGCCTTAGTGACAGTCGCCGCAGATATCTTAAGTCTTTGTATCTTGCAACCCCCCGGCGAATTTGGAGCGGATATTGCCGTCGGAAACACCCAGCGCTTCGGAGTCCCCCTTGGATATGGGGGTCCCCATGCAGCCTATTTTGCCACGCGAGAAGCTTATAAACGGCAAGTTCCAGGGCGAATCGTTGGTATTTCCCAAGATGCCAACGGTAGGCCGGCCCTGCGTTTAGCTTTGCAAACTCGTGAACAGCATATTCGTCGTGACAAAGCAACCAGTAACATTTGTACTGCACAAGTGCTGCTAGCTGTCATTGCTTCCATGTATGCCGTTTACCACGGACCGGCTGGATTGCAACGAATTGCCCAGAGAGTTCATCAATTAACCGCTATCCTGGCAGCCGGCTTGAAACGTCTGGGTTACAGCATTGGTTCAGAAGCCTTCTTCGATACACTGCGGGTGGAATTAGGGTCAAAATCCCTGGAAGACATTCTGCAAACCGCTGAAGTTAATCGAATTAACCTGCGTACCATCGATGCCACAACCATCGGCATTTCTCTAGACGAAACCGCCACAGTTACAGATTTACTCGATTTGTGGCATATTTTCGCCGGCAGCGAAACTCTCCCCTTCACGGTTGAAGAATTGCACAGCAAAGGAGAATGGCCACGCCTTAAACTCCGCAACAGCAGCTCTCTTACCCATCCCGTTTTCAATCGCTATCACTCGGAAACCGAGCTTTTGCGCTACCTCCACCAGTTAGAAGCAAAAGATTTGTCCCTCACAACCTCAATGATTCCCTTGGGTTCGTGCACCATGAAGCTGAACGCCACAGCGGAAATGATGCCGGTGAGTTGGGCAGAATTTAGCAAAATTCATCCCTTTGCGCCGCGTTCTCAAACTGAAGGTTATCAAATCTTATTCGCGCAACTTGAGCGATGGTTAGCAGAAATCACCGGCTTTGCTGGAGTTTCCCTACAACCGAATGCCGGTTCTCAAGGCGAATATGCCGGCCTGTTGGTGATTCGTCAGTACCACGAACAGCGGCAAGAAGCACACCGGGATGTCTGTCTTATTCCCCAATCAGCCCACGGGACAAATCCAGCCAGTGCAGTCATGTGCGGCATGAAGGTTGTGCCGGTTGCCTGTGACACTCAAGGCAATGTTGACCTCGACGATCTCGAGGATAAGGCACAAAAGCACAGCAACAAACTTGCCGCTCTGATGGTGACTTATCCCTCGACTCACGGCGTCTTCGAGGAACAAATTAAGGAAATCTGCGAGGTTGTTCACGCCCAAGGCGGCCAAGTTTATATGGATGGGGCGAATATGAATGCTCAAGTCGGGTTATGCCGGCCTGGAGATTTTGGCGCGGATGTCTGTCACTTAAACTTGCACAAGACTTTCTGTATCCCCCACGGCGGCGGCGGCCCAGGCATGGGTCCCATTGGTGTCGCCTCCCATCTGGTGCCGTTCCTACCTCAACACGGTGTCGTTAAACACGAAGAATTGAGAATCAAGAATCAAGAAAATTCTCAAATTTCTGTGGGGGCTGTTTCGGCTGCGCCTTGGGGAAGTGCCAGCATTTTGCCCATTTCTTGGATGTACATTGTAATGATGGGCGCTGCCGGCTTGACGCAAGCAACCAAAGTGGCGATTCTGAATGCAAATTACATTGCCCGTCGGTTAGAAGCTTACTATCCTGTGCTGTACAAGGGAAAAGCCGGCTTAGTGGCCCATGAGTGTATTCTGGATCTGCGATCTCTGAAAAAGAGTGCCGGGATTGAAGTGGATGATATCGCTAAACGCTTGATGGATTATGGCTTCCACGCCCCTACAGTTTCTTGGCCGGTGGCGGGAACCATGATGGTAGAACCCACAGAAAGTGAATCGAAGGAAGAACTCGACCGTTTTTGTGATGCCATGATCGCTATTCGCCACGAAATTGAGGAAATTGAACTGGGTCAGGCGGATACTGAAGATAACGTGCTTAAGAATGCGCCCCACACGGCAGAAAGCTTAATGGTAGCGGAATGGAACCATTCTTATGAGCGTGAACAAGCGGCTTTCCCGGTTCCGTGGACTCGCGAACACAAGTTCTGGCCGGCAGTCGGGCGTATTGACAATGCCTTCGGCGATCGCAATTTTGTCTGTTCTTGTTTGCCAATGGAGGCATACTCGCCGGCATAA
- the gcvT gene encoding glycine cleavage system aminomethyltransferase GcvT: MTKSTHSSEAKDLHPETAPVRTPLYDLSVELNARMTDFAGFLMPVQYVGINQEHQAVRTTAGMFDISHMGKFALQGKQLIEQLQFLVPSDLGRLQSGEAQYTVLLNDQGAILDDIIFYYQGKTDSGEHIGMMIVNAATQSQDKAWLLAHLKSAEIDLQDLSQEKALIALQGPQAASYLQPFLDADLKPVKPFGHLETSVLGAPAFLARTGYTGEDGFEIMVDPQIAIQLWRNLLAAGVTPCGLGARDTLRLEAAMPLYGQDIDETATPLEASLGWVVHLDSKGDFIGRSALEQQKRDGLNRRLVGLQMEGRHIARHGYPVLHAGQPVGVVTSGAPSPTLGYAIAMAYLPPQLANAGQQLEVEIRGKSHPAVVVKRPFYRSPNRPAK; encoded by the coding sequence GTGACTAAGTCAACCCACAGCAGCGAAGCCAAAGATTTGCATCCAGAAACAGCACCCGTCCGGACACCCCTGTACGATCTTTCTGTCGAACTCAACGCCCGGATGACCGACTTTGCCGGCTTCTTAATGCCAGTACAGTATGTCGGCATCAACCAGGAACACCAAGCAGTTCGGACCACAGCGGGAATGTTCGACATCTCCCACATGGGCAAATTCGCCTTACAAGGCAAACAGCTAATCGAACAGCTTCAGTTTTTAGTCCCGTCGGATTTGGGCCGGCTGCAATCGGGCGAAGCTCAATACACCGTCTTATTAAACGATCAAGGCGCCATCTTAGACGACATCATCTTCTATTACCAAGGCAAAACCGATAGCGGTGAGCACATAGGAATGATGATCGTCAATGCTGCAACTCAGTCTCAGGACAAAGCGTGGCTATTGGCCCACCTAAAATCAGCAGAAATTGATTTGCAAGATTTATCCCAAGAAAAAGCCCTGATCGCCCTTCAAGGGCCACAAGCTGCCAGCTATCTCCAGCCGTTTCTAGACGCCGATCTCAAGCCGGTGAAGCCCTTCGGCCATTTAGAAACTTCCGTACTAGGTGCGCCCGCTTTCCTTGCCCGAACCGGCTACACCGGCGAAGATGGCTTTGAAATCATGGTAGACCCACAAATTGCCATCCAACTGTGGCGAAATCTCCTCGCAGCCGGTGTCACCCCTTGCGGACTAGGGGCACGGGATACCCTGCGTTTGGAAGCCGCCATGCCGCTTTACGGGCAAGATATTGATGAGACCGCAACACCCTTAGAAGCCAGTCTCGGTTGGGTTGTCCACCTCGACAGCAAAGGCGACTTTATCGGTCGATCAGCCTTAGAACAGCAAAAGCGAGACGGCTTAAACCGGCGACTCGTGGGACTGCAAATGGAAGGGCGTCACATCGCCCGTCACGGCTATCCCGTCCTTCATGCCGGCCAGCCGGTAGGTGTTGTTACCAGTGGCGCACCCTCACCCACACTGGGCTACGCAATTGCGATGGCTTACCTTCCTCCCCAGCTAGCCAATGCCGGCCAGCAATTAGAAGTTGAAATTCGGGGTAAATCACATCCTGCTGTTGTTGTCAAGCGTCCGTTTTATCGCTCACCGAATCGACCCGCTAAATAG
- a CDS encoding RNA recognition motif domain-containing protein, whose protein sequence is MSIYVGNLSYEVTQEDLSAVFAEYGSVKRVQLPTDRETGRPRGFGFVEMSSDAEETAAIEALDGAEWMGRDLKVNKAKPREDRGPGGGGGGGGRRNSSFSRRY, encoded by the coding sequence ATGTCTATTTATGTAGGCAATCTATCCTACGAAGTGACCCAAGAAGACTTGAGCGCTGTTTTTGCAGAATACGGTTCTGTCAAGCGCGTTCAGCTACCCACAGACCGGGAAACAGGTCGTCCTCGTGGTTTTGGTTTCGTTGAAATGAGCAGTGATGCGGAAGAAACTGCAGCCATTGAAGCGCTTGATGGTGCTGAATGGATGGGCAGAGACCTGAAAGTTAACAAAGCCAAGCCTCGTGAAGATCGTGGTCCTGGTGGTGGTGGCGGCGGTGGTGGCCGGCGCAATAGCAGCTTCTCACGCCGCTACTAA
- a CDS encoding alpha/beta hydrolase — MNRKTLRHLLLGEFSFKRLGRSAIIIYAFVCFYAFFFTDRLIFQPPAASYEDSRETIKLRSADGIQIPAIYLPNRGATHTILYSHGNAEDLGNIRWMLEDLQKMGFAVFAYDYRGYGISEGKPTEQGAYGDINAAYNYLTQKLGVSPARIIIYGRSVGSGPSVNLASRVNAAGLILENPFLSAFRVITRIPIVPFDKFSNIDKIQQVRCPVLVMHGTADDLIPFWHGQQLFTAANEPKRFLWVEGAGHNDLMEVAGDQYAKALREFVQLVKTRSLTPVSDSLSAHKNVTFQAILRGRR, encoded by the coding sequence ATGAATCGAAAAACGTTAAGACATCTGCTGCTGGGTGAATTTTCCTTTAAACGTTTGGGACGCTCTGCCATTATTATTTATGCCTTTGTTTGCTTTTATGCGTTCTTTTTTACAGATCGATTGATTTTTCAGCCACCAGCAGCCAGTTATGAGGATTCTCGTGAGACGATCAAGCTGAGATCAGCGGATGGTATTCAGATTCCTGCTATCTATTTACCGAATCGGGGGGCAACTCACACAATTCTCTATAGCCACGGGAATGCAGAGGATTTGGGGAATATTCGCTGGATGCTCGAGGATTTGCAGAAGATGGGGTTTGCTGTCTTCGCTTATGATTATCGGGGCTATGGGATAAGTGAGGGAAAGCCGACTGAGCAGGGTGCTTATGGGGATATTAACGCTGCCTATAATTATCTGACGCAGAAGCTGGGTGTGTCACCGGCACGAATTATTATCTACGGACGTTCGGTGGGTTCTGGGCCATCTGTTAATTTAGCGAGTCGGGTTAATGCTGCCGGTTTGATCTTAGAAAACCCTTTTCTCTCTGCTTTTCGGGTGATTACACGAATTCCGATTGTGCCGTTTGACAAGTTTAGTAATATTGACAAAATTCAGCAGGTGCGCTGTCCGGTTTTGGTCATGCATGGCACTGCTGATGATCTGATTCCATTTTGGCACGGGCAGCAATTGTTTACGGCGGCAAATGAACCGAAGCGCTTTTTGTGGGTTGAAGGTGCCGGCCATAATGATCTGATGGAGGTGGCCGGCGATCAGTATGCCAAAGCGTTGCGGGAGTTCGTTCAGTTGGTAAAAACTCGATCCTTAACCCCTGTCTCTGACTCGCTTTCCGCCCACAAGAATGTTACTTTTCAAGCAATTCTGCGAGGCCGGCGATAA